From one Planktothrix agardhii NIES-204 genomic stretch:
- a CDS encoding hypothetical protein (virulence factor MviN homolog): MSEEPKPSRSLVGIATIVAVATLISKVFGLIRQQVMAAAFGVGPAIDAYNFAYVIPGFLLILLGGINGPFHSAIVSALANRERKDAEALVETVSTLVGMVLLVVTVGLVIFATPLIDLMAPGLSSTPEGIATRNIAIEQLKIMAPMALFAGLIGIGFGTLNAADMYWLPSISPLFSSAALILGLGVLIGILGDDVDSPKYMVLGGEVLAWATLAGAVLQWIIQVPAMWKSGLGTLRLRFNFKIPGLRDVMKVMLPATLSSGMLQINVYTDLFFASYIPQAASAMGYAGLLVQTPLGIISNMILVPFLPLFARLRDPEQWPELKDRIRQALILTAITMLPLSTLMVALALPTVRIVYERYAFNLAASEFVASVLVAYSVGMFFYLGRDVLVRVFYGLGDGQTPFKVSIFNIFLNGVLDFMLVKSWGAPGLVFATVLVNVVSMGMFLWLLHIKLNGLPWREWSLPFLGLTIISLISGLVSWGTLQGLRILAPGDNFGFLLLELVLPGIIGLIVFMVLILFLKLPEVDLLVSRIRQRFQR; the protein is encoded by the coding sequence GTGTCAGAAGAACCTAAACCCTCTCGTTCATTAGTAGGAATTGCCACTATTGTTGCAGTTGCTACCCTAATTAGTAAAGTATTTGGCTTAATCCGTCAACAAGTAATGGCGGCGGCTTTTGGTGTGGGGCCAGCCATTGATGCCTATAATTTTGCTTATGTTATCCCCGGATTTTTATTAATTTTATTAGGTGGAATTAACGGCCCCTTTCATAGTGCCATTGTTAGTGCTTTAGCAAATAGAGAGCGCAAAGATGCCGAGGCTTTAGTTGAAACTGTTTCTACTTTAGTCGGCATGGTTTTATTAGTAGTAACAGTAGGATTAGTAATTTTTGCCACGCCATTAATTGATTTAATGGCTCCGGGTTTAAGTTCAACTCCCGAAGGCATAGCCACCCGAAATATTGCCATTGAACAGTTAAAAATTATGGCTCCGATGGCTTTATTTGCGGGGTTAATTGGGATTGGATTTGGTACACTGAATGCGGCGGATATGTATTGGTTGCCGTCTATTAGTCCTTTGTTTTCTAGTGCGGCTTTAATTTTAGGATTAGGGGTTTTAATTGGGATTTTAGGAGATGATGTTGATAGTCCTAAATATATGGTTTTAGGAGGGGAAGTATTAGCTTGGGCGACTTTGGCGGGGGCGGTTTTACAATGGATTATTCAAGTTCCGGCGATGTGGAAATCGGGGTTAGGAACTTTAAGACTACGATTTAATTTTAAAATACCGGGATTAAGAGATGTGATGAAAGTCATGTTACCCGCGACTTTATCATCAGGAATGTTACAAATTAATGTGTATACAGATTTATTTTTCGCTTCTTATATTCCTCAAGCTGCCTCGGCTATGGGCTATGCTGGATTATTAGTTCAAACTCCATTAGGAATCATTTCTAATATGATTTTGGTTCCGTTTTTACCTTTATTTGCTCGTTTAAGAGATCCTGAACAATGGCCGGAATTAAAAGATCGGATTCGTCAGGCGTTAATATTAACAGCTATTACGATGTTACCATTAAGTACATTAATGGTGGCTTTAGCCTTACCCACAGTCAGAATTGTTTACGAACGTTATGCCTTTAATTTAGCAGCATCGGAGTTTGTGGCTTCGGTTTTAGTTGCCTATTCCGTGGGGATGTTCTTTTATTTAGGACGGGATGTATTAGTTAGGGTATTTTATGGGTTAGGAGATGGACAGACTCCATTTAAAGTTAGTATTTTTAATATTTTCTTAAATGGGGTATTAGATTTTATGTTGGTTAAATCTTGGGGTGCGCCGGGTTTAGTCTTCGCAACGGTTTTAGTCAATGTTGTTTCCATGGGGATGTTTTTATGGCTATTACATATAAAATTAAATGGTTTACCCTGGCGGGAATGGAGTTTACCCTTTTTGGGATTAACAATAATTAGTCTAATTTCTGGGTTGGTGAGTTGGGGAACATTACAAGGCTTAAGAATTTTAGCCCCCGGTGATAATTTTGGGTTTTTATTACTAGAATTAGTGCTTCCGGGGATTATCGGCTTAATTGTTTTTATGGTATTAATTCTATTTCTCAAATTACCCGAAGTGGATTTATTAGTCTCCCGAATTCGCCAACGGTTTCAAAGATAA
- a CDS encoding sugar fermentation stimulation protein has protein sequence MDSYLYRYGPLESGVLLKRYKRFLADIQLTSGEVITAHCPNTGPMTGVCIPGNPVMVSYSPSKTRKYPYTWELIQLNSEVDPPISKGGLGGLIWTGVNTALPNKIINLALTEKLFPSLGNYSEIRKEVPYGMNLKSRVDFLLKGKDKPIYLEVKNTTWSDGKIALFPDTVTERGQKHLKELIEVVKQGDRAVMLYFINRGDCTEFAPGDTADPVYGQLLREAILVGVEILPCRFEITPEGIKYLGLALPLLR, from the coding sequence ATGGATTCTTATTTGTATCGCTATGGGCCCCTAGAGTCAGGGGTTTTGCTCAAACGCTATAAACGATTTTTAGCGGATATTCAGTTAACCTCTGGGGAGGTAATTACCGCCCATTGTCCGAATACTGGGCCGATGACCGGGGTTTGTATCCCAGGAAACCCGGTGATGGTGTCCTATAGCCCTAGTAAAACCCGCAAATATCCCTATACTTGGGAGTTAATTCAGTTAAATTCGGAGGTTGACCCCCCCATTAGTAAGGGGGGGCTGGGGGGGTTAATTTGGACTGGAGTTAATACGGCTTTACCGAATAAAATAATTAATTTAGCTTTAACAGAAAAGTTATTTCCCTCATTAGGAAATTATAGCGAAATTAGGAAAGAAGTTCCCTATGGAATGAATTTAAAAAGTCGGGTTGATTTTCTGTTAAAAGGAAAAGATAAACCGATTTATTTAGAAGTTAAAAATACTACTTGGTCTGATGGGAAAATTGCTTTGTTTCCCGATACGGTAACTGAAAGAGGACAAAAACATCTCAAGGAATTAATTGAAGTTGTTAAACAAGGTGATCGCGCAGTTATGTTATATTTTATTAATCGAGGAGATTGTACAGAATTTGCCCCTGGAGATACCGCCGACCCGGTTTATGGTCAACTGTTAAGAGAAGCAATTTTAGTAGGTGTGGAAATCTTACCCTGTCGATTTGAAATTACCCCGGAAGGTATTAAATACTTAGGGTTAGCACTTCCGTTGTTGCGATGA
- a CDS encoding DNA methylase N-4/N-6 domain protein — MANKSHFNSGHIAINQLKKKGVLHSSIIAGISTLHTIHGVFIQDAVEFLKTLPDSSVQLIIIDPPYNLDLDNWDTFDNYLEWAKGWLDQIYRVLSDSGNCVIFGGFQYQDLKNGDLLEILHYSLMKDSSLDDVLEEIASANQLTNDWEKPFL, encoded by the coding sequence ATGGCAAACAAATCGCATTTCAATAGTGGACACATAGCAATAAATCAATTGAAAAAAAAGGGGGTATTGCATAGCTCAATAATCGCCGGAATTTCAACGCTACATACGATTCATGGTGTTTTTATTCAAGATGCAGTTGAATTTTTGAAAACATTACCTGACTCATCGGTGCAACTAATTATTATAGACCCACCCTATAATCTTGACTTGGACAACTGGGACACCTTCGATAACTATCTCGAATGGGCGAAAGGATGGCTAGACCAAATCTATCGTGTTTTATCTGATTCAGGTAACTGCGTTATATTTGGAGGTTTTCAATATCAGGATTTAAAGAATGGCGACCTTCTTGAAATCCTACATTATAGTCTAATGAAAGACTCCAGCCTTGATGACGTACTTGAAGAAATTGCTTCTGCGAATCAACTGACAAACGATTGGGAAAAACCCTTTTTGTAA